One Pseudostreptobacillus hongkongensis genomic window, CTAATTTTTTCTCTAATAGCAAGTGTTGAAAATTCTGCTTCTAAACACCCAAACTTTCCACATTTACATTTAGAGTTTGATTTAGGATTAACAATATAGTGCCCTATTTCACCTGCAGAAAATGTATCACCTGAAAATATCTTATTATTTATTAATAATGCTGCTCCTATTCCATATCTTAAATAGATAAAAAATACATTTTTTGAATTATTATTTTTATAAATTTCTGCCATTAACATACTTCTAACATCATTTTCAATAATAACAGGAATATTATACATATTTTCAAAATATTCCTTTAATTTAAAGTTACTCCATTTCAAATGTGGTGAAAAAACAACTGAACCACCTATATTATTAACTATACCATTAATTGCAAGCCCTATTCCTATTATTTCTTCTTTACCATATTTATCAAGTATATCATCTATTTCTTTTTTTAATCTTACTACAAGACTATCTGGAGATTTAAATAATATATATCTTCTAACAGTATCAAGTATTACACCATCTATACCACTAATTGATACATCCATAAACCCTGAACCAAAATTAATACCTATTATTTTCTTACTGCTACCATTTAATTTAAGTAATTTTCTTGGTCTTCCACCTTTAGAAGAAATAGAGTAATCTTCATAAATTAAATTAAACTCCATTAATTTTTTTATAATCTTTGAAATAGCGGCTGGACTTATATCCAAATACTCAGATAAATCCATTCTTGTTTGTTTTTGTTTCTTTGAAATTAATTCTAAAACTTTATAATCTGTATTATTTAATTTCTTCATTATTCCATCCTTAATATATTATATTGTCATTTTTAAAATATGCTTTTATTTTTAGCTTTTTTTTGTTTTACTTTTTTAACTAAAAGTATGTATAGTTTAATAATACCTCATTTTAAAAGAAAAATCAACATTCAACTTTTTTAACTTAAGTTATATTAAATTATTTATTTTTATAAAAAATTATTTGACTTTCAATTTTTTATTATATAAAAAGAGAATTTAAACTTTCATTCAAATTCTCTTTAATACCTTATTTAAAAATTCCTGCATTATTTGACACATTATCTTTAACATTATTTACATTATCCATTTTATTATATAAACTAGGTACTTGTATATCTAAACTTTCATAGTTTTTATATACATTTTCAATTTTACCA contains:
- a CDS encoding ROK family transcriptional regulator, producing the protein MKKLNNTDYKVLELISKKQKQTRMDLSEYLDISPAAISKIIKKLMEFNLIYEDYSISSKGGRPRKLLKLNGSSKKIIGINFGSGFMDVSISGIDGVILDTVRRYILFKSPDSLVVRLKKEIDDILDKYGKEEIIGIGLAINGIVNNIGGSVVFSPHLKWSNFKLKEYFENMYNIPVIIENDVRSMLMAEIYKNNNSKNVFFIYLRYGIGAALLINNKIFSGDTFSAGEIGHYIVNPKSNSKCKCGKFGCLEAEFSTLAIREKISWESQMSGKMSNIENLTDEEIYIEAQKGVEPYHSKVKDASFQIGNVVGNVLNILNIENIVITGDILDSKELFKVNFLKGLESMLTKNFDYKINIKESKFGKDVEKYGALYLVISNLFSGKKIFK